The genomic DNA GATTATATTTTTTTCTTTAGAAACAGTTGCAATAATATTTCCATTATCTCTTGCAGCAATAGTGTAGTCAACTCCACTATCATATTTAAGATCAAATTTTTTTAGGAAATCTCGAATTTCCTCTTTTTCATTTGGATTAGTAAGATTGATTTTATCAATATTCAATGTGAGTCCTCCTATGTAAAAAGGGAGGCTTAAAGAAAAAATCTTCTTTTAGGCCTTCCCCAGATTTTTAACAATATATTATAATTAAAATTAAGATTCAATAATTTTATCTTTGATACTATTAAGTTTACCTGAAATATCTCCAATATATCCAGAGAATACTTGTTTTGATAATTCCAACACTTTATTTCTATCTATACTAACAAGTGAATATACTGAGTTTTCACCTTCCCATTGTCCTGTTTGATTAGCATTTTTTAGGGCAAGTTCAACTGTATAATTAATAAGATCAGTCATAACAGGTGAAATTATTCCTTTTGTGTATGTATCTGTATTTAATAAGAATGTATCAAAGTTTATTTTAACTTCTTTTTTTAATTTTTCTTTTAATAGATTTCTTGCATTTTGAGTTGCTTTAGCTTGGGCAATAAGTCCTCCACTTTTATCAAGTGTAGCTGATCCAACTGCAAATAGCTCATTTTCAGGATTTACTTTTCCAGCTATTTGTTCTTGTAGAGCTACTGGAATTGCTGGAGCTCTTGACGGAATAGCTTCATCGATAAAGTTATTTATACTGGTACATCCTGTTAGGAATATCAGACATAGATAAAGAAAACCAAAAAATTTTTTCATAAAAAAATCCTCCCATGGCAACAAATTTTACAAAGTTATATTTATTGTTAAACTTCTCTATTCTACCGTAGTTTATAGAATAATAATTTACTTTATTCTATAATATTAATGTAATAAAAGCAAATAATTATTGAAATAATTTGAAAAATCCTATAGAATTAATTATTAAGGAAGATAAATAAGGAGGCAGAAATGGGCTTTTTTTCTTTAAATAAAAAAAATTTTTCTTTAAATGGTAGAAAAAAATATGTAACATTGACAATAGAAAGTGATGAGAATAAAAAACAAGAGGAAAAAGAAAAACATATAGATAATAATCCTACTGGGTTATGGACAAAATGTCCTGCGTGTCAGGAAATTCTTTATAAAGAAGATATAGATAAAAATCTAAAGAAATGTCCAAAGTGTGATCATTATTTTGAAATGACAGCATGGGAAAGAATAAACTTATTAATTGATAATGGAACTTTTATAGAAGAAGACAAGGATTTAGTATCAATAAATCCATTAAATTTTCCAGGTTACACAGAAAAGAATCATAAGACTCAAGAAATTTGTGATATGAAAGAGGGTGTTATTTCTGGTACAGGTAATTTAGGTGGAATAAAAGTTAGTTTAGCTGTAATGGACTTTAGATTTATGGGTGGAAGTATGGGTTCTGTAGTTGGCGAGAAAATAACTAGAGCTATGGAAAGAGGATTGAAAGAAAGAATACCTGTAATTGTGGTGTCTATGTCAGGTGGAGCTAGAATGCACGAAGGGCTATTATCTCTTATGCAAATGGCTAAAACATCAGCAGCAGCAGAAAAGTTAAGAGATGCAGGGATTCCATATATAGCTGTTCCTGTAAATCCAACAACAGGAGGAGTAACTGCTTCTTTTGCAATGTTAGGAGATATAATAGTAAGTGAGCCTAAGGCAACTATAGGATTTGCTGGGAGAAGAGTTATTGAACAAACAATAAAACAGAAACTTCCTAAGGAGTTTCAAACAAGTGAATTTTTACTTAAATGTGGTATGGTAGATGTGATTACAAAAAGAGAAAATATGAAGAAAACTTTACGTACTATTTTAGGTAATTTGGTTGGTTAATTCGTAGGAGGTTTAATTGATGGAATTAGAATTTGAAAAGGGAATACCAGAATTAGAAGAGAAAATAAAAGAATTAAAGAAGTTTGCAGAAGAGCAACAGCTTGATTTAAGTGATCAAGTAAAAAAACTTGAAGAGCAAAGAGATGAAGAGTTAAAAAAAATATATAAAAATTTAAGTTCATGGGAAAAAATATTTGTAGCTAGACATCCAAATAGACCATATACTCTTGATTATATTGAAAATATAGCAACTGATTTTATAGAATTGCATGGAGATAGACTTTTTGGAGACGATCCAGCAATAGTTGGTGGGTTATGTAAAATTAATGGTAAGAAGTTCATGGTTATTGGAAATCAAAAAGGAAGAACTACCGAGGAGAAAATATATAGAAATTTTGGAATGGCAAATCCAGAAGGATATAGAAAAGCATTAAGACTTTATAAAATGGCTGAACGTTTTAAAGTTCCAATTTTATGTCTTATAGATACACCAGGTGCATATCCTGGGTTAGAAGCAGAAGAACGTGGTCAAGGTGAAGCAATTGCTAGAAACCTTATGGTTATGAGTGGACTAAAAGTTCCTATTGTAGCTGTAGTAATAGGAGAAGGTGGAAGTGGTGGAGCACTAGGACTTAGTGTAGCAGATAAAATATTTATGTTGGAAAATTCTGTGTATTCAGTTATTTCACCAGAAGGGTGTGCAGCAATATTATATAAAGACGCATCAAAAGCTCCAGAGACAGCTGAAAATTTAAAAATTTCTGCACAAAGTTTATACAAATTAGGTATAGTTGATGGTATAATAGAAGAACCATTAGGTGGAGCACATAGAGATTATAAATGTGCATCTCTTAACCTAAAAAATGTCATTTTGTCATCATTTTCAGAATT from Fusobacterium hominis includes the following:
- the accD gene encoding acetyl-CoA carboxylase, carboxyltransferase subunit beta, producing MGFFSLNKKNFSLNGRKKYVTLTIESDENKKQEEKEKHIDNNPTGLWTKCPACQEILYKEDIDKNLKKCPKCDHYFEMTAWERINLLIDNGTFIEEDKDLVSINPLNFPGYTEKNHKTQEICDMKEGVISGTGNLGGIKVSLAVMDFRFMGGSMGSVVGEKITRAMERGLKERIPVIVVSMSGGARMHEGLLSLMQMAKTSAAAEKLRDAGIPYIAVPVNPTTGGVTASFAMLGDIIVSEPKATIGFAGRRVIEQTIKQKLPKEFQTSEFLLKCGMVDVITKRENMKKTLRTILGNLVG
- a CDS encoding acetyl-CoA carboxylase carboxyltransferase subunit alpha; its protein translation is MELEFEKGIPELEEKIKELKKFAEEQQLDLSDQVKKLEEQRDEELKKIYKNLSSWEKIFVARHPNRPYTLDYIENIATDFIELHGDRLFGDDPAIVGGLCKINGKKFMVIGNQKGRTTEEKIYRNFGMANPEGYRKALRLYKMAERFKVPILCLIDTPGAYPGLEAEERGQGEAIARNLMVMSGLKVPIVAVVIGEGGSGGALGLSVADKIFMLENSVYSVISPEGCAAILYKDASKAPETAENLKISAQSLYKLGIVDGIIEEPLGGAHRDYKCASLNLKNVILSSFSELEKLSIEQLLENRYNKFREIGSFIVKEN